Proteins from a genomic interval of Phragmitibacter flavus:
- a CDS encoding DUF1501 domain-containing protein: MDPIQLNQARVTRRQLFGKTATGLGIAALSSLIKNDALAGNSNAPAIPGYPTSTPHAKRVIYLWQGGGPSHVDLFDPKPLLQKMAMQDLPESIRGTTRLSTMTSGNKAWPIIPALKPFRKNGKSGIEISDMLPHTAAIADDLCLIRSMNTEAVNHAPGVTFFLTGSQIPGRPSLGAWTTYGLGSESEDLPAFVVMTSSDRQKSCGQLFFDYYWGSGFLPSRYQGVRFRSTGDPVPYLTNPNGVSQAARRSLLDDIRSINQAHLADYGDPEIDTRISQYEMAYRMQTSVPDLLDLSDEPQHILDLYGPDVLEKGSFANNCLMARRLIERGTRFVQLMHAGWDQHNNLHTQLAIQCKDTDQPSAALVTDLKQRGLLDDTLVIWGGEFGRTPFGQGDPTNPKGRDHFGKAFSLWMAGGGVKAGHVHGATDDFAWNITQDPVHVHDHQATILHLLGIDHTKLTYRYQGRQFRLTDVHGHVVKGILA; the protein is encoded by the coding sequence ATGGACCCCATCCAGCTCAACCAAGCCCGTGTCACCCGACGCCAACTCTTCGGCAAAACGGCCACCGGCCTCGGCATTGCCGCCCTCTCCAGCCTCATCAAAAACGACGCCCTTGCCGGCAACAGCAACGCCCCCGCCATCCCCGGCTACCCCACCTCCACCCCTCACGCCAAACGCGTCATCTACCTCTGGCAAGGCGGCGGACCCTCCCACGTCGACCTCTTTGATCCCAAACCCCTCCTGCAAAAGATGGCCATGCAGGACCTCCCCGAGAGCATCCGCGGCACCACCCGCCTCTCCACCATGACCTCCGGCAACAAAGCCTGGCCCATCATCCCCGCCCTCAAGCCCTTCCGCAAAAACGGCAAATCCGGCATCGAAATCAGCGACATGCTGCCCCACACCGCCGCCATCGCCGACGACCTCTGCCTCATCCGTTCCATGAACACTGAGGCCGTCAACCATGCCCCCGGCGTCACCTTTTTCCTCACCGGCTCCCAAATCCCCGGCCGCCCCAGCCTCGGCGCCTGGACCACCTACGGCCTCGGTTCCGAATCCGAAGACCTCCCCGCCTTCGTCGTCATGACCTCGTCCGACCGCCAAAAATCCTGCGGCCAGCTCTTCTTCGACTACTACTGGGGCTCCGGCTTCCTCCCCAGCCGCTACCAGGGCGTGCGCTTCCGCAGCACCGGCGATCCCGTCCCCTATCTCACCAATCCCAACGGCGTCAGCCAGGCCGCCCGTCGCTCCCTTCTCGACGACATCCGCTCCATCAACCAGGCCCACCTCGCCGACTACGGCGACCCCGAAATCGACACCCGCATCAGCCAATACGAAATGGCCTATCGCATGCAAACCAGCGTGCCCGATCTCCTCGATCTAAGCGACGAACCCCAACATATCCTCGACCTCTACGGCCCCGACGTCCTCGAGAAAGGCAGCTTCGCCAACAACTGTCTCATGGCCCGCCGCCTCATCGAACGCGGCACCCGCTTCGTCCAGCTCATGCACGCCGGTTGGGACCAGCACAACAACCTCCACACCCAGCTTGCCATCCAGTGCAAAGACACCGACCAACCCTCCGCCGCCCTCGTCACCGACCTCAAACAACGCGGCCTCCTCGACGACACCCTCGTCATCTGGGGCGGTGAATTCGGCCGCACCCCCTTCGGTCAAGGCGACCCCACCAATCCCAAAGGCCGCGACCACTTCGGCAAAGCCTTCTCCCTCTGGATGGCTGGCGGCGGCGTCAAAGCCGGGCACGTCCACGGTGCCACCGACGACTTCGCCTGGAACATCACTCAGGACCCCGTCCACGTCCACGACCACCAGGCCACCATTCTCCACCTCCTCGGCATCGACCACACCAAACTCACCTATCGCTACCAAGGCCGCCAGTTCCGCCTCACCGACGTCCACGGCCACGTCGTCAAAGGCATCCTGGCCTAA
- a CDS encoding PSD1 and planctomycete cytochrome C domain-containing protein, giving the protein MLLPRLLISNHTIAVLCTVIMTLAGPASAAPAPISYNRDIRPILSENCFYCHGQDGNQRKADLQLNTLKGQRADGNIIPGKPDESRLIQRILSDDADELMPPPDSHRTLTQSQKDLIIEWVAQGAPFENHWAFEAPTRPAVPTDISGPIRNEIDRFVLAKLREHHLQPSPEADRSTLLRRVTLDLTGLPPTLDELNAFLADTSPDAYEKVVDRLLQSPHYGERMALPWLDAARYADSNGFQQDGDTFQWIWRDWVVKALNADMPFDQFSIEQLAGDLLPNPTNDQKIATAFNRNHLINGEGGAIAEEQRNVILFDRVDVTSTTWLGLTVACAQCHDHKYDPITHRDYFSLMAAFNNVSETGRAGGGGSRIRSAPPLLELKTPEFDLGLAALKQKTADAITAAEPDWESQRNQLQLKWEDQILASTDPLEENWKRLIEAARDTKPNTYAGGRVRVEFDSVRLPKLKGHDPIKRIVAAKLAEETFAKDELPRVMIMDEKQPRETHVLDRGDYLSPTEKVTINTPAFLPPLPADAPKNRLGIAQWLFLPEHPLTARVQVNRMWQHFFGTGLVKTSEDLGVQSEVPIHQDLLDWLAVEFRDNGWRIKPLHRLIVTSHTYRQSSRITPQQLEHDRDNRLMARASRLRLPSMILRDLALSASGLLNPQLNGKPVYPYQPEGIWDGLAITKERDFTYPQSTGSDLYRRSLYTFWRRTVAPANMFDASTRQICNVKPSLTNTPLHALTTLNDPTWVEASRVLAANLIRQTADTDIRLTLAWQHCISREPTTADLSRLRQMLDRQLEHFQSDPSAAKKLLTVGATPTSPELDASHHAAWTSVCLAILNLDAALTRE; this is encoded by the coding sequence ATGCTTCTTCCGCGCCTTCTCATCTCCAACCATACCATCGCCGTGCTCTGCACTGTGATCATGACCTTGGCAGGACCCGCGTCTGCCGCACCCGCCCCCATTTCATACAATCGCGACATCCGCCCCATCCTCTCGGAAAACTGCTTCTACTGCCACGGCCAAGACGGCAACCAACGCAAAGCCGACCTTCAACTCAACACCCTCAAAGGTCAGCGTGCCGATGGCAACATCATCCCCGGCAAACCCGACGAAAGCCGGCTCATCCAACGCATCCTCAGCGACGATGCCGACGAGTTGATGCCCCCACCCGACTCCCATCGCACCCTCACCCAATCCCAAAAAGACCTCATCATCGAATGGGTCGCCCAAGGTGCCCCCTTCGAAAACCACTGGGCTTTCGAAGCCCCGACCCGACCCGCCGTCCCCACCGACATCAGCGGCCCCATCCGCAACGAAATCGACCGCTTCGTCCTCGCCAAATTACGCGAACATCACCTTCAGCCCTCCCCCGAAGCCGACCGCTCCACCCTCCTGCGTCGCGTCACCCTCGACCTCACCGGCCTCCCCCCCACCCTCGACGAACTCAACGCCTTCCTCGCCGACACCTCCCCCGACGCCTATGAGAAAGTGGTCGACCGCCTCCTGCAATCCCCCCACTACGGCGAACGCATGGCCCTCCCCTGGCTCGACGCCGCGCGCTACGCCGATAGCAACGGCTTCCAACAAGACGGCGACACCTTCCAGTGGATCTGGCGCGACTGGGTCGTCAAAGCCCTCAACGCCGACATGCCCTTCGACCAGTTCAGCATCGAACAACTCGCCGGCGACCTCCTTCCTAATCCCACCAACGACCAAAAAATCGCCACCGCCTTCAACCGCAACCACCTCATCAACGGCGAAGGCGGCGCCATTGCCGAAGAACAACGCAACGTCATCCTCTTCGACCGCGTCGACGTCACCAGCACCACCTGGCTCGGGCTCACCGTCGCCTGCGCGCAATGTCACGACCACAAATACGACCCCATCACCCACCGCGACTACTTCAGCCTGATGGCTGCCTTCAACAACGTCTCCGAAACCGGTCGCGCCGGCGGCGGCGGCTCCCGCATCCGTTCCGCCCCTCCCCTGCTCGAACTCAAAACCCCAGAATTCGACCTCGGCCTCGCCGCCCTCAAACAAAAAACCGCCGACGCCATCACCGCTGCCGAACCCGATTGGGAATCCCAGCGCAACCAGCTTCAGCTCAAGTGGGAGGACCAAATCCTTGCCTCCACCGACCCCCTCGAAGAAAACTGGAAACGCCTCATCGAAGCCGCCCGCGACACCAAACCCAACACCTATGCCGGAGGCCGCGTTCGCGTCGAATTCGACTCCGTCCGCCTCCCCAAACTCAAAGGACACGACCCCATCAAACGTATCGTCGCCGCCAAACTTGCCGAAGAAACTTTCGCCAAGGACGAACTGCCTCGCGTCATGATTATGGACGAAAAACAACCGCGCGAAACCCACGTCCTCGACCGCGGCGACTACCTCAGCCCCACCGAAAAAGTCACCATCAACACCCCCGCCTTCCTCCCCCCGCTCCCCGCCGACGCCCCCAAAAACCGCCTTGGCATCGCCCAGTGGCTTTTTCTTCCCGAACATCCCCTCACCGCCCGCGTCCAGGTCAACCGCATGTGGCAGCACTTCTTCGGCACCGGCCTCGTCAAAACCTCCGAAGACCTCGGCGTCCAAAGCGAAGTCCCCATCCATCAAGACCTCCTCGACTGGCTCGCCGTCGAATTCCGCGACAACGGCTGGCGCATCAAACCCCTCCACCGCCTCATCGTCACCAGCCATACCTACCGCCAAAGCAGCCGCATCACCCCGCAGCAGCTCGAACACGACCGCGACAACCGCCTCATGGCCCGCGCCAGCCGTCTGCGCCTCCCTTCCATGATCCTGCGTGACCTCGCCCTCAGCGCCAGCGGCCTGCTCAACCCTCAACTCAACGGCAAACCTGTCTACCCCTATCAACCCGAAGGCATCTGGGACGGACTCGCCATAACCAAAGAACGCGACTTCACCTATCCCCAATCCACCGGCTCCGACCTCTACCGCCGCAGTCTCTACACCTTCTGGCGTCGCACCGTCGCCCCCGCCAACATGTTCGACGCCTCCACCCGCCAAATCTGCAACGTCAAACCCAGCCTCACCAACACCCCCCTCCACGCCCTCACCACCCTCAACGACCCCACCTGGGTCGAAGCCTCCCGCGTCCTCGCCGCCAACCTCATCCGCCAGACCGCCGATACGGACATCCGTCTCACCCTCGCCTGGCAGCACTGCATCAGTCGCGAACCCACCACTGCCGACCTCTCCCGCCTCCGCCAGATGCTCGACCGCCAGCTCGAACATTTTCAATCCGATCCCTCCGCCGCCAAAAAACTCCTCACCGTCGGCGCAACTCCCACATCCCCCGAACTCGACGCCTCTCACCACGCCGCCTGGACCTCTGTCTGCCTTGCCATCCTCAACCTCGACGCCGCCCTAACACGCGAATAA
- a CDS encoding response regulator transcription factor: MPSVWIIEDNPAFRRGIERVLAQHPIFTDIQSFRRCEDALALLSNNPPETILLDIGLPGMDGIEGITRIKQIAPDTTILMLTVFEDDDKIFRAVCAGASGYLLKSEPAKQVIAAIEQALAGGSPMNPRVARRVLEMLTKSAPPRTVPPSPEHDLTDREIAVLELMVDGLARKQIADQLDLNPHTTDYIMRCIYKKLHVNCLASAISIAMKDGIVKR, from the coding sequence GTGCCCTCCGTCTGGATCATCGAAGACAACCCCGCGTTCCGCCGGGGCATTGAGCGCGTGCTTGCCCAACACCCCATCTTCACCGACATCCAAAGTTTCCGTCGCTGCGAAGACGCCCTCGCGCTTCTCTCCAACAACCCTCCCGAAACCATTCTCCTCGACATCGGACTTCCCGGCATGGACGGCATCGAAGGCATCACCCGCATCAAACAAATCGCTCCCGACACCACCATCCTCATGCTCACGGTGTTTGAGGACGATGACAAAATCTTCCGCGCCGTCTGCGCCGGAGCCTCCGGCTACCTGCTCAAATCCGAGCCTGCCAAACAAGTCATCGCCGCCATCGAACAAGCCCTCGCCGGCGGATCCCCCATGAATCCCCGCGTCGCCCGCCGCGTTCTTGAAATGCTCACCAAATCAGCGCCGCCTCGCACTGTCCCACCCAGCCCTGAGCACGATTTGACCGACCGCGAAATCGCCGTGCTCGAACTCATGGTCGACGGCCTCGCCCGCAAACAAATCGCCGACCAGCTCGACCTCAACCCCCACACCACCGACTACATCATGCGCTGCATCTACAAAAAGCTGCACGTCAACTGCCTCGCCTCCGCCATCTCCATCGCCATGAAAGACGGCATCGTAAAACGATAG
- a CDS encoding histidine kinase, which produces MPTSLVIRLSLLSLLLTLSTISATAQETESTWLRWFSRDLRTLETQIQSTRDALTQLGVPVMAQTTAELGYQHQQLQTPPPTSPWIQIDLGTSQPIDWVVLVPALVDWQPGEQKTYGFPRRFRIDISDDPAFTTFTPLAVFTEEDFRSPGLAPAVFRARGLRGQFIRLTVTKLAEENGTHFFALSELMIVQGIKNIALNKTTTATASNSTTLPPRWNLKNLIDGRSPLGPPIERHLLPYDGLFADQTSPAEPAWIAIDLGKSQPIDEVRLHPVHARLGADVPGFAFPLRFRVELSDAPDFTNPTVLLDATNEDFPNPGNNPVTTPVNQLSGRHLRVLMIQDAPGRRNSFGLSEIEIFSNHQNLAPAATVTSSPDRSDRPEKRPPSLIVDGHTSYGHLLPLPQWLERWQSRRQLQDQLSDLQSQHTEIEDRARRRAWTLAASLALILPIAGITFAIFERRSRTRALLNLRNRLAQDLHDEIGSNIAGIAMISETAATQPDSPSAQKEDLQEINRIAQETTEAMREVLWLVGARAESGPDLITLLKRTANRLLTGLTVNWTQLPDQAPTTWPAESRRQVFLLFKEALTNIARHAQAKHVTLSLEFDEQNLILIITDDGRGFDPQQKSNGMGLTSMKQRAKTLHARMTITSDLNTPGTQIHLTAPIQ; this is translated from the coding sequence GTGCCCACCTCCCTCGTCATCCGCCTATCTCTTCTCAGCCTCCTTCTCACGCTGTCCACCATTTCCGCCACAGCCCAGGAAACGGAAAGCACCTGGCTGCGTTGGTTCAGCCGTGACCTCCGCACTCTCGAAACCCAAATCCAATCCACCCGCGACGCCCTCACCCAACTCGGCGTCCCCGTCATGGCTCAAACCACCGCCGAACTCGGCTACCAGCACCAGCAACTGCAAACCCCGCCCCCCACCTCACCGTGGATTCAAATCGACCTCGGCACCTCCCAACCCATCGATTGGGTGGTTCTCGTCCCCGCCCTCGTCGACTGGCAACCCGGCGAACAAAAGACCTACGGCTTCCCCCGCCGCTTCCGCATCGACATCTCCGACGACCCCGCCTTCACCACCTTCACCCCGCTCGCCGTTTTCACCGAAGAAGACTTCCGCTCCCCCGGCCTCGCTCCCGCAGTCTTTCGCGCCCGCGGTCTCCGTGGCCAGTTCATCCGGCTCACCGTCACCAAACTCGCCGAAGAAAACGGCACCCACTTCTTCGCCCTCAGCGAACTCATGATCGTTCAAGGCATCAAGAACATCGCCCTCAACAAAACCACCACTGCCACCGCCTCCAACTCCACCACCCTCCCCCCGCGTTGGAACCTCAAAAACCTCATCGACGGACGATCCCCCCTCGGCCCTCCCATCGAACGCCACCTTCTTCCCTACGACGGACTCTTCGCCGACCAGACCAGCCCCGCTGAACCCGCATGGATCGCCATCGACCTCGGTAAGTCTCAACCCATCGACGAAGTCCGACTCCACCCCGTCCACGCCCGACTCGGTGCCGACGTCCCCGGCTTCGCCTTTCCCCTCCGCTTCCGGGTCGAACTCTCCGACGCCCCTGACTTCACCAATCCCACCGTTCTCCTCGACGCCACCAACGAAGACTTTCCCAACCCCGGCAACAATCCCGTCACCACCCCCGTCAACCAACTCAGCGGACGACACCTGCGCGTCCTCATGATCCAGGACGCCCCCGGCCGCCGCAACTCCTTCGGCCTCTCCGAAATCGAAATCTTCTCCAACCATCAAAACCTCGCCCCCGCCGCCACCGTCACTTCAAGCCCCGACCGCTCCGATCGCCCCGAAAAACGCCCCCCTTCCCTCATCGTCGATGGCCACACCAGCTACGGTCACCTGCTGCCGCTCCCCCAATGGCTCGAACGCTGGCAATCCCGCCGACAACTCCAGGACCAGCTCTCCGACCTCCAATCCCAACACACCGAAATTGAAGACCGCGCCCGCCGTCGCGCCTGGACCCTTGCCGCCTCTCTCGCCCTCATCCTCCCCATCGCCGGCATCACCTTCGCCATCTTCGAACGCCGATCCCGCACCCGCGCCCTGCTCAATCTGCGCAACCGCCTCGCCCAAGACCTTCACGATGAAATCGGCAGCAACATCGCCGGCATTGCCATGATCAGCGAAACCGCCGCCACCCAGCCCGACAGTCCCAGCGCTCAAAAAGAAGACCTCCAGGAAATCAACCGCATCGCCCAAGAAACCACTGAAGCCATGCGCGAAGTGCTCTGGCTCGTCGGCGCCCGCGCCGAATCTGGACCCGACCTCATCACCCTTCTCAAACGCACCGCCAACCGACTCCTCACCGGCCTTACCGTCAACTGGACCCAGCTTCCCGACCAAGCCCCCACCACCTGGCCCGCCGAATCCCGCCGTCAGGTCTTCCTTCTTTTCAAAGAAGCCCTCACCAACATTGCCCGCCATGCCCAAGCCAAACACGTCACCCTCTCACTTGAGTTCGACGAACAAAATCTCATCCTCATCATCACCGACGACGGTCGCGGATTCGATCCTCAGCAAAAATCCAACGGCATGGGCCTCACCAGCATGAAGCAACGCGCCAAAACCCTGCACGCCCGCATGACCATCACTTCCGATCTCAACACTCCCGGCACCCAAATCCACCTCACCGCCCCCATCCAGTAA
- a CDS encoding ABC transporter ATP-binding protein, protein MPALTVKDLHRRYHLAGHEIHVLRGLTFDVEHGEKVFLRGASGAGKTTLLYTMGGLEKPTSGDVLINGQPLYAASKNQRAHIRNQSLGFVFQNYHLIPDLTALENVALPSLIRGKPALERASQLLERVGLGERLQHLPTELSGGEQQRVALARALINDPKIILADEPTGNLDAQNGKQIIDLLFGIIEESNRTLVVVTHDAQLATRGDRTLIIENGQLAA, encoded by the coding sequence ATGCCCGCCCTCACCGTCAAAGACCTCCATCGTCGTTACCACCTCGCTGGCCATGAAATCCATGTCCTTCGCGGCCTCACCTTCGACGTCGAGCACGGCGAGAAAGTCTTCCTTCGCGGTGCCTCTGGAGCCGGCAAAACCACCCTTCTTTACACCATGGGCGGACTCGAAAAACCCACCTCCGGCGACGTCCTCATCAACGGCCAGCCTCTCTACGCCGCCAGCAAAAATCAACGCGCCCACATCCGCAACCAGTCCCTCGGCTTCGTTTTTCAAAACTACCACCTCATCCCTGACCTCACCGCCCTCGAAAACGTCGCCCTTCCCTCGCTCATCCGAGGAAAACCCGCCCTCGAACGCGCCAGCCAGCTCCTCGAACGCGTGGGCCTAGGCGAACGACTTCAACACCTCCCCACCGAACTCTCCGGTGGCGAACAACAACGCGTCGCCCTCGCCCGCGCCCTCATCAACGATCCCAAAATCATCCTCGCCGATGAACCCACCGGCAACCTCGATGCCCAAAACGGCAAGCAAATCATCGATCTTCTTTTCGGCATCATTGAGGAATCCAACCGCACCCTCGTCGTGGTGACTCACGACGCCCAACTCGCCACTCGCGGCGACCGCACCCTCATTATCGAGAACGGCCAACTTGCCGCCTAA
- a CDS encoding TA system VapC family ribonuclease toxin gives MTWLLDGSVLVAMTLPGHPHHERVHHWLASLRLDSIATCPITEGTLLRLHLQHAQDKSIAAAWAALTSLHAHPRHVFWTDSFSYTAIDPTRLSGHRQITDAWLAELAHRKGAKLATLDLALSVLWPHSTQLVPV, from the coding sequence ATGACCTGGCTCCTTGATGGCAGTGTTCTCGTCGCAATGACGCTTCCCGGTCATCCTCATCATGAACGGGTTCACCATTGGCTCGCGAGCCTCCGACTCGACTCCATTGCCACCTGTCCCATCACCGAAGGCACCCTTCTACGACTTCACCTTCAGCACGCCCAAGACAAATCCATCGCCGCCGCCTGGGCCGCCCTCACCTCCCTCCACGCCCATCCCCGGCACGTCTTCTGGACCGACTCCTTCTCTTACACCGCCATTGACCCCACCCGCCTCAGCGGCCACCGTCAGATCACCGACGCCTGGCTCGCCGAACTCGCCCACCGCAAAGGAGCCAAACTCGCCACCCTCGACCTCGCCCTCTCCGTCCTCTGGCCCCACTCCACCCAACTCGTCCCCGTCTAA
- a CDS encoding glycerophosphodiester phosphodiesterase family protein: MMKVFVAALLLVLFGGGVKHATATEIIAHRGFSLRAPENTVAALNLAWEHKADACEFDILLSADGQMVLMHDKDTLKTGGKPGLVVAQTAAADLFKLDVGSWKGETWKGERVPTLTQALATLPVGHQRAFIEIKCGVEIVPALQRELEGMRLRAKQLVVMCFERAVVAEVKEAMPWLKVYRLSSAKDKQRRAIPVERVIEESREDGLDGISLSKDFPWSDALVKKVKDAGMELYVWTVNDPALASLVAKAGVDGIITDDPVMVRELLEK, encoded by the coding sequence ATGATGAAGGTTTTTGTTGCAGCTTTGTTGTTGGTTTTGTTTGGTGGTGGGGTGAAGCATGCCACGGCGACTGAGATCATTGCTCATCGGGGCTTTTCGCTGCGGGCTCCGGAGAATACGGTGGCGGCTTTGAATCTGGCGTGGGAGCACAAGGCGGATGCTTGTGAGTTCGATATTCTGTTGTCAGCGGATGGGCAGATGGTGCTGATGCATGACAAGGACACGTTGAAAACGGGGGGCAAGCCGGGGTTGGTGGTGGCGCAGACGGCGGCTGCGGATTTGTTCAAGCTGGATGTGGGGAGTTGGAAGGGGGAGACGTGGAAGGGCGAGCGGGTGCCGACGTTGACGCAGGCTTTGGCGACGTTGCCGGTGGGGCATCAAAGGGCGTTCATCGAGATCAAGTGCGGCGTGGAGATTGTGCCGGCTTTGCAGAGGGAGTTGGAAGGAATGAGGTTGAGGGCGAAGCAGTTGGTGGTGATGTGTTTTGAGAGGGCGGTGGTGGCGGAAGTGAAAGAGGCGATGCCGTGGTTGAAGGTTTATCGATTGTCTTCGGCGAAGGACAAACAGAGGAGGGCGATCCCGGTGGAGAGGGTGATTGAAGAGTCGCGTGAGGATGGATTGGACGGGATTTCGTTGAGCAAGGATTTTCCGTGGTCGGATGCCTTGGTGAAGAAGGTGAAGGACGCGGGAATGGAGTTGTATGTGTGGACGGTGAATGATCCAGCACTGGCGTCGCTGGTGGCGAAGGCGGGCGTGGATGGAATCATCACGGATGATCCGGTGATGGTGCGCGAGCTGTTGGAAAAGTAG
- a CDS encoding LON peptidase substrate-binding domain-containing protein, whose translation MATNPEIDSSPPLPGEIPVMVLPDCHLFPGCLLPLYIFEERYRKMLDHLLGSNRIFCIGNRTGEGDKDISPCSTAGLVRACVRQDDGTSHLLLLGLQRIRFTGWLQQRPFPIASIEPIVSIQGNFEQTRLLKDRVLDLFSQHGETASQLRDTLAESEDLELVADVLSYHFTRCPTLQQKLLGEANVQRRFELIIEALEKHKPSAK comes from the coding sequence ATGGCCACCAACCCCGAAATCGACTCTTCCCCACCCTTGCCCGGCGAAATCCCGGTCATGGTTCTACCCGATTGCCATCTCTTCCCCGGCTGCCTGCTTCCCCTCTACATCTTTGAAGAGCGTTACCGCAAAATGCTCGATCATTTGCTCGGCTCCAACCGCATCTTCTGCATCGGCAATCGCACCGGAGAGGGCGATAAAGACATCAGCCCCTGCTCCACCGCCGGCCTTGTCCGCGCCTGCGTCCGTCAGGACGACGGCACCTCCCACCTTCTCCTCCTCGGCCTCCAGCGCATCCGCTTCACCGGCTGGCTCCAGCAGCGCCCTTTCCCCATCGCCTCCATCGAGCCCATCGTCTCCATCCAAGGCAATTTCGAACAGACGCGCCTTCTCAAAGACCGCGTGCTCGACCTTTTTTCCCAACACGGCGAAACCGCCAGCCAGCTTCGCGACACCCTCGCCGAAAGCGAAGACCTCGAACTCGTTGCCGACGTCCTCAGCTATCACTTCACCCGCTGCCCCACCCTTCAGCAAAAGCTGCTCGGAGAAGCCAACGTGCAACGCCGCTTCGAACTGATCATCGAAGCCCTTGAAAAACATAAACCGAGCGCCAAGTAG